From Haloarcula rubripromontorii:
GGCGCGACAGAGGCGGGCGGCGTGAACAGGCCGAGCCTCTCAGACGAGAACAAGGCGGCCCGGGACACGCTGGTCGAGTGGTTCCGCGAGGCCGGGCTGGAGGTCCGTATCGACACAATGGGCAACATCTTCGGTCGCCGAGAGGGGGCCGACGGTGACGCCGCGCCGGTCCTGTTCGGGTCACACATCGACAGCCAGTACAACGGCGGGCGGTACGACGGCGTTATCGGCGTCCTCGGTGGACTGGAAGTCATCGAGGCGTTCAACGACGCCGGGGTGACGACCGAACGCCCGCTAGAGGTCGTCGCCTGGAGTAACGAGGAGGGCGTCCGCTTTCAGCCGGATATGCTCGGCAGCGGGGTCTACTGTGATATTTTCGACTTCGACTACGCGTACGAGCGCGAGGACAAGGACGGGAAGCGGTTCGGCGACGAACTCGAACGCATCGGATACAAGGGCGAAACGCCCTGTGAAGCGGACGATATCCACTGCTACTTTGAGATGCACGTGGAACAGGGGCCGTTTCTCGAACAGCAGGACATCCCAGTCGCCGCTGTCGAAGGCGTGTTCGGCTTTTCCTGGCTGAACGTCACTTTCGAGGGCCAGGCAAACCACGCCGGGCCGACGCCGATGGATATGCGCCACGACGCCTTCGTAGCGACGGCGGACGTAACCCGCGCTGTGCGGCGAATCACGGCGACCGAAGGAACGGACCTCGTCGGCACAGTCGGCAGTGTCGACGTGTGGCCAAACGCCATCAACGTCATCCCCGAGACGGTGGAGTTCACGCTCGATTTCCGCTCATACGACGATGCCGTTGTCGATGCGGCCGTCGAACAGATCAGAGAGGAGATCGCCCACGCCGCCGAGCGCGAAGGGCTTGAATACGAGGTCGAGGAAATCATGCGAGTCGATGCAGACCCGTTCGATCAGGGCTGCATCGATACGGTTGTCGAGGCCGCCGAGACGGTCGGCTGTGAGTACACGCGGCTGGTCAGCGGCGCGGGCCACGATGCGAACTACCTCAACAAGATAGCCCCGACGAGCATGATTTTCGTCCCGAGCGTCGACGGGATTAGCCATCGCGAAAGCGAGTTTACCGAGTGGGATGACATCGTCACCGGGACGGAGGTGCTGCTGAACGCCGTGCAGGCGAAGGCCGCCGAATGAGCGGGTCCATTTACAGGAAGTATTTGTCACAGATTTGCCACATGTCACACATCACCCGGCACGTCTGTCGTAGCTGTGTCAGTTTAGTCTCATGTAGTGGGACGTGGCCGTGATTTCTTCTGGCAATATCGCAATCGAGTACCTGTGAAGCATACCTATATGAGAGAGTGCTGTACAGTTGTTCACTAAGAGGTGCGTGTGCGTATCGCATACCGCAACTGGAGGGACCCCTGTGGACATCGAACTCACAATCAACGGCGAGCGGACGACAGTCGAAGCCGGGTCGGCGGACGACCTGGCGACGGTATTGAGACAGCACGGGTACATCGGCGTGAAATGTGGCTGTGACGGCGGAACGTGCGGCGCATCGAAGGTGTTCGTTGACGGCGAAGTCCGGATGGCTTGCGGAATGGCCGCAGTGGACGCCGATGGGAGTGAGATACAGACCGTCGCAGCGCTCGGGACACAGAACGACCTGCACCCGGTACAGCAGGCGTTCGTCGACAACTTCGCCGTCCAGTGCGGGTTCTGTATCCCGGGAATGGTTATCCAGGCGGTGGCACTGCTGGATTCGAACCCCGACCCAACGGAGCGGGAGGTCCGGGAGGCGCTAGACGACAACGTCTGTCGCTGCACCGGGTATCAGAAGCCGGTCGAAGCCGTACTCGACGCGGCAGAGCGAATGCGTGGAGCGCAGTCGGTAGCCGCCGACGGCGGCCACTCTGTCACTGTGTCGCCGAATGCGAACGAGTCGACCCGCTGCTGCGGAGGTGACTGCGATGAGTAGCGACGACGAGGCACCCACGGCCGACGGGGGGACGGCCTCGCAATCGGAGGCTGTCGAGGATAGGCGGTCCGAAGAACACCCGCTCGAATGGGACGAACCAGAGAACAACGACAAGGCACCCGACGAACGCGACAGTGTCTCCCACCGGACGGAGAAGTACGACGACCGAAAGCTCGTCACCGGGCAGGCGAAGTACACCGCCGACTACGAGGAGCGGTATCCCGACCTGGCGTACGCGGCGGTCGTCCGGAGCGACATCCCACACGGCCGCGTGACCGACATCGACACAAGCGACGCCGAGGCGATGGACGGCGTCGACGCGGTCTTGACACCCGAATCCGACGCAGTGCCGGACGGAAAATACACCAGCGCCGGACAGTCCTATCCTGAACCGAGCCCGTGGGATATGCACGTATTAAACAAGCACGTCCGGTATATCGGCGACCCGATTGCCGCCGTCGCCGCCGAGGACCGGACAACTGCAACGGCCGCCGTCGAGGCCATCGAGGTGTCCTACGAGGAATACGACTACGTCACTGACCCGGAGGCGGCCTTCGACGAAAACGCGCCGCAGTTGTTCGAGGACGTCGAGGTCGAGAACGAGATCGTCGGCCACGATTACGACCGCAACCGGATGGCACACATCGGGGGCGAACTGGGCGACGTGGCCGCGGCGCTCGACGGCGAGACTCACGTCCACGAGACCGAATGGGAGACGATTCGACAGTCCCACGCCAACGTCGAGAAACACACCTCGTTGGCGTACACGAACGAGGATGACCGCCACGTCCTCATCACCAGCACGCAGGTGCCCAACCACACCCGGAGACAGCTCGCCCACCTGTTCGACATCCCCATCCGTGACATCCGTGTGCAGAAACCCCGCGTCGGCGGCGGGTTCGGCGGGAAACAGGCGATGGTGGTCGAGCCGATTCCGCTGGCGCTCTCGCTCGCAACCGACCGCCCGGTCCTGTACGAAGCCAGCCGCGAGGAGGAGTTCTACGCGATGCGCTCGCGCCACCCGATGAAGGTCAAAGCGAAGACCGCCGTCACCGACGAGGGCGACATCGTGGCCATCGACATCTACGCGCTGTCGAACACCGGCGCGTACGGGAGCCACGGCATGACCGTCGCGGGCAACGTCGGGAGCAAGCCGCTGCCGCTGTACTCGAAGGTCCCCAACGCCCGCTTCGAGGCCGATATCGTCCACACGAACACGCCACAGACCGGGGCGATGCGGGGCTACGGCGCGCCACAGGGCACGCTCGCGCTGGAAGGCCATCTCGACGAGGTGGCTCGCGACCTCGGTCTCGACCCTATCGAATTCCGGCGGCGGCATCACATGGAAGT
This genomic window contains:
- a CDS encoding Zn-dependent hydrolase, coding for MPSVSLDSERFRRRFDTFNEIGATEAGGVNRPSLSDENKAARDTLVEWFREAGLEVRIDTMGNIFGRREGADGDAAPVLFGSHIDSQYNGGRYDGVIGVLGGLEVIEAFNDAGVTTERPLEVVAWSNEEGVRFQPDMLGSGVYCDIFDFDYAYEREDKDGKRFGDELERIGYKGETPCEADDIHCYFEMHVEQGPFLEQQDIPVAAVEGVFGFSWLNVTFEGQANHAGPTPMDMRHDAFVATADVTRAVRRITATEGTDLVGTVGSVDVWPNAINVIPETVEFTLDFRSYDDAVVDAAVEQIREEIAHAAEREGLEYEVEEIMRVDADPFDQGCIDTVVEAAETVGCEYTRLVSGAGHDANYLNKIAPTSMIFVPSVDGISHRESEFTEWDDIVTGTEVLLNAVQAKAAE
- a CDS encoding (2Fe-2S)-binding protein is translated as MDIELTINGERTTVEAGSADDLATVLRQHGYIGVKCGCDGGTCGASKVFVDGEVRMACGMAAVDADGSEIQTVAALGTQNDLHPVQQAFVDNFAVQCGFCIPGMVIQAVALLDSNPDPTEREVREALDDNVCRCTGYQKPVEAVLDAAERMRGAQSVAADGGHSVTVSPNANESTRCCGGDCDE
- a CDS encoding xanthine dehydrogenase family protein molybdopterin-binding subunit — translated: MSSDDEAPTADGGTASQSEAVEDRRSEEHPLEWDEPENNDKAPDERDSVSHRTEKYDDRKLVTGQAKYTADYEERYPDLAYAAVVRSDIPHGRVTDIDTSDAEAMDGVDAVLTPESDAVPDGKYTSAGQSYPEPSPWDMHVLNKHVRYIGDPIAAVAAEDRTTATAAVEAIEVSYEEYDYVTDPEAAFDENAPQLFEDVEVENEIVGHDYDRNRMAHIGGELGDVAAALDGETHVHETEWETIRQSHANVEKHTSLAYTNEDDRHVLITSTQVPNHTRRQLAHLFDIPIRDIRVQKPRVGGGFGGKQAMVVEPIPLALSLATDRPVLYEASREEEFYAMRSRHPMKVKAKTAVTDEGDIVAIDIYALSNTGAYGSHGMTVAGNVGSKPLPLYSKVPNARFEADIVHTNTPQTGAMRGYGAPQGTLALEGHLDEVARDLGLDPIEFRRRHHMEVGDLDEIAGMMGGEGANRRIRSCGLDECIERGKDAIGYDDLEQPDEDHLHRGIGMALSAQGTGVAGDELGAAQIMMNEDGSFHLQVGGVDIGTGADTAFLQIAAEVLGCDEDDIIVKSADTDVTPFDYGAYASSTTYISGMAVKKAAEDAKARILHWGSKLLEEPVEELETGDGTVYSEASGDSVTLEDIGYEAAYGGDEREHILGKGTHCTEESPPPFAAQFADVTVDETTGEFEVQKLVVAVDCGVAINPGMAEGQIEGANHMSYEMAVSDGITLDDEGRAEIADFDEYGLPSATETPPIESILVETHEPTGPFGAKSVAEVPTNTVPPALSNAVRDAVGVRIREMPITADKIKTQLDERNS